A genomic window from Candidatus Melainabacteria bacterium includes:
- a CDS encoding PLP-dependent aminotransferase family protein, which yields MDFVINLEYRSSVPVYRRASDAIRKAIIEGRLKPGQTMPSVRDLSAGLQISRATVLKAFDDLQKQKYITTISGSGTYVCDPLPGEMFEQNLQNEDVAEIHPVSLSEYGQRVLDMAGYQRRRLEQLAQLQFCGPPLELTPLSKWRQLLVRHCKLRDLAHLAHAREPLGYPPLRDALSAYLHRARGVKYSPDLLVVFASQQFKLEVPARLLIDPGDLVAIEEPGYPDARMCFASHGAKLLNVPIDQDGLDVSYLEKISQPIKCVYVTPSHQDPTGIVMSLERRKWLLDWAARSNTLIIEDDYDSEYRYGNEQLPSLHGLDPAENVIYISSLWKVLFPMVRLGFLVLPKRLLHPVFLAKLQTERNLPLLEQFALTDFINDGYLEKHIKRTTAVYAKRRQALIQSLTRHCRETVVLPFETSGMHLLIQVQSRHSDRRIIDVAAEWGLSLMSTELYYSGVSEPGEFLMPFAHLDEKSLDESVRGWAQFVKS from the coding sequence ATGGATTTTGTCATCAACCTCGAATATCGATCTTCGGTGCCAGTTTATAGAAGGGCATCAGATGCGATTAGAAAGGCCATCATCGAAGGGCGCTTGAAACCTGGGCAGACAATGCCGTCTGTTCGAGATTTGTCAGCAGGTCTGCAGATTTCCAGAGCGACGGTGTTAAAGGCATTCGACGATCTGCAGAAGCAGAAATACATCACAACTATTTCCGGTTCGGGTACTTATGTATGCGATCCGCTGCCTGGAGAAATGTTCGAGCAGAATCTTCAAAACGAAGATGTTGCCGAGATTCATCCAGTTTCGTTGTCAGAGTATGGACAGCGAGTTCTGGATATGGCCGGATACCAGAGGCGAAGGCTCGAGCAACTTGCACAGTTACAGTTTTGCGGTCCACCACTCGAACTGACACCACTTTCAAAGTGGAGGCAGCTTCTGGTGCGACATTGCAAGTTGAGGGATCTAGCGCACCTCGCGCATGCCAGAGAGCCGCTTGGATATCCGCCTTTGCGGGACGCCTTGTCTGCTTATCTGCATCGCGCGCGCGGCGTGAAATACTCGCCGGATTTGCTCGTGGTCTTTGCAAGCCAGCAGTTCAAACTAGAAGTTCCTGCTCGGTTGCTCATCGATCCCGGTGATCTGGTTGCTATTGAAGAACCCGGATATCCCGACGCTCGTATGTGTTTTGCCTCGCACGGTGCGAAGCTTTTGAATGTTCCCATCGATCAGGATGGTCTGGATGTAAGTTATCTCGAGAAGATTTCTCAGCCCATCAAGTGTGTCTATGTCACGCCCTCGCATCAGGATCCGACCGGGATAGTTATGTCTCTGGAGCGGCGGAAATGGCTGCTTGATTGGGCTGCGAGGTCCAATACTTTAATCATTGAAGATGACTATGACAGCGAATATCGATACGGAAACGAACAGTTGCCTTCCCTGCACGGGTTAGATCCGGCAGAGAATGTTATCTACATTTCGTCTCTGTGGAAGGTTCTGTTTCCCATGGTTCGTCTGGGCTTTCTGGTACTTCCAAAACGCTTATTGCATCCGGTTTTTCTGGCGAAATTGCAGACTGAGCGAAATCTTCCCTTGTTGGAACAGTTTGCTCTGACAGACTTTATCAATGATGGATACCTTGAAAAACATATCAAGCGAACCACCGCTGTCTACGCTAAGAGGCGACAGGCGCTTATACAGTCGCTCACCAGACATTGTCGCGAGACAGTTGTTTTGCCGTTTGAAACATCTGGTATGCACCTCTTGATTCAAGTGCAAAGCAGGCACAGCGATAGAAGGATCATTGACGTCGCAGCAGAGTGGGGATTATCGCTAATGAGCACTGAGCTGTATTACTCAGGTGTTTCTGAGCCTGGTGAATTTTTGATGCCCTTCGCTCATCTCGACGAGAAAAGTCTGGATGAGAGTGTGCGTGGCTGGGCTCAGTTTGTTAAGTCGTAA